A part of Pseudoalteromonas arctica A 37-1-2 genomic DNA contains:
- a CDS encoding CheR family methyltransferase — MKEFLCTDRDFKEIASLVYSACGIVLGEHKREMVYSRLARRIRERKLTDFKAYLEYLNSHKDQEFDAFINAITTNLTSFFREIHHFEFIKSELVPALLKANKNSKRVRIWSAGCSTGEEPYSLAMTLNNAFPSNWDVKILATDLDSNVLAKAQKGIYTAANVNGLDDVQLKRWFLKSKDGENYKVKDRLKESISFKRLNLLQDWPMKGSFDLILCRNVVIYFDKETKDQLFKRYANILNEQGYLFLGHSESMGKEHTQFKNLGKTMYQKGQNVRRV, encoded by the coding sequence ATGAAAGAGTTTTTGTGTACCGACCGCGACTTTAAAGAAATTGCCAGTTTAGTTTATAGCGCATGTGGAATTGTATTAGGTGAGCATAAGCGAGAGATGGTTTATTCACGCTTAGCAAGACGTATTAGAGAGCGAAAACTAACTGACTTTAAAGCCTATTTAGAGTATTTAAATAGCCATAAAGATCAGGAGTTTGATGCCTTTATTAATGCAATAACAACTAACTTAACGTCTTTTTTTCGTGAAATACACCACTTTGAATTTATAAAATCTGAGCTTGTACCTGCTCTCTTAAAGGCAAATAAAAATAGTAAGCGAGTAAGAATCTGGTCTGCAGGTTGCTCAACAGGAGAAGAACCCTACAGTTTGGCGATGACTTTAAATAATGCATTTCCGAGCAATTGGGATGTAAAAATACTAGCAACCGATTTAGATTCTAATGTATTGGCAAAAGCACAAAAGGGTATTTACACCGCAGCGAATGTTAACGGCTTAGATGACGTGCAACTTAAGCGTTGGTTTTTAAAAAGTAAAGACGGTGAAAACTATAAAGTTAAAGATAGGCTAAAAGAGTCTATTTCATTCAAGCGTTTAAACTTATTGCAAGATTGGCCAATGAAAGGATCATTTGATCTTATTTTATGTCGTAATGTTGTTATTTACTTTGATAAAGAAACAAAAGATCAGCTTTTTAAGCGTTACGCCAATATATTAAATGAACAAGGTTATTTGTTTTTAGGTCACTCAGAAAGTATGGGAAAAGAGCATACGCAATTTAAAAATTTAGGGAAAACTATGTACCAAAAGGGACAAAATGTACGCAGAGTTTAG
- a CDS encoding methyl-accepting chemotaxis protein has protein sequence MGWFSNPKQSKSSNDLIVDALNKSLAVIEFEPNGKIITANMNFLNAMGYRLEEVQGQHHSMFVDPDEAQGNDYKNFWQRLRNGEFISDEFKRNAKGGAEVWIQATYNPIVDEQGQVLKVVKFATDVTEQKLIAAEASGQISAISKSQAVIEFNLDGTIIDANDNFLNALGYQLSEIKGQHHRLFIEPEHANSIEYKEFWAKLGRGEFDSGEYLRIGKQGQEVWIQASYNPIYDMNGKPFKVIKYASDITEQKELEKASRKAADLANALKVCQANVMIADEDLNIVFVNDRVQQMLKVREKELQTVLPSFSVDNLIGTCVDDFHKHPNHQRDLLKNLDKPHKAELLLAGVTFTLIASPWISQDGKHLGTIVEWEDRTNEVALEKEIAELISAAGNGELDTRVAEEGKEGFFLRLAQGLNSLVKIVDDAVADTGSMLDAMANGDLSKRVEKEYKGSFDKLKRDANATADKLTEVINRINSSATLVASGAEEISQGNADLSQRTEEQASSLEETASSMEEMTSTVRQNADNAKVANDLAEETCEKAIQGGEVVNRAVTSMSAINESSKKIADIIGVIDEIAFQTNLLALNAAVEAARAGEQGRGFAVVAGEVRNLAQRSAGAAKEIKELIRDSVGKVADGSQLVNESGATLKEIVVSVQRVTQMISDITEASEEQSAGIEQVNTAISQMDEMTQQNAALVEQASAAGESMAEQANEMRQLLNFFSIGQQEMAMISPTMRTPKLSHKSQSSFVSNKPRGDNFVDSADEWEEF, from the coding sequence ATGGGATGGTTTAGTAATCCAAAGCAGTCAAAATCAAGTAATGATTTAATTGTAGACGCATTGAATAAATCATTAGCGGTGATTGAGTTTGAACCTAACGGAAAAATAATTACTGCAAATATGAATTTTCTAAACGCGATGGGCTATCGCCTTGAAGAGGTTCAAGGCCAGCATCACTCTATGTTTGTTGACCCAGATGAAGCTCAGGGCAACGATTATAAGAACTTTTGGCAACGCCTGCGTAATGGCGAGTTTATCTCAGATGAGTTTAAGCGTAATGCAAAAGGTGGAGCTGAGGTATGGATCCAAGCAACTTATAACCCAATTGTTGATGAGCAAGGGCAAGTATTAAAAGTAGTTAAGTTTGCCACCGACGTGACCGAGCAAAAGTTAATAGCAGCAGAAGCTTCAGGGCAAATTAGTGCTATAAGTAAATCTCAAGCGGTTATCGAGTTTAATTTAGATGGCACTATTATTGATGCCAATGATAACTTTTTAAATGCACTTGGTTATCAACTTAGCGAGATTAAAGGTCAGCACCATAGGCTTTTTATTGAACCCGAACATGCAAATAGTATCGAATATAAAGAATTTTGGGCTAAGCTCGGGCGTGGTGAATTTGATTCAGGGGAATATTTAAGAATAGGGAAGCAGGGTCAGGAGGTTTGGATTCAAGCATCTTATAACCCAATTTATGATATGAACGGCAAGCCGTTTAAAGTGATTAAATACGCATCTGATATTACTGAACAAAAAGAGCTTGAAAAAGCATCTCGCAAAGCAGCCGATTTAGCAAATGCGCTTAAAGTTTGCCAAGCGAACGTAATGATTGCTGATGAAGACCTTAATATAGTATTTGTGAACGATCGTGTTCAGCAAATGCTAAAAGTCCGCGAAAAAGAATTACAAACTGTATTACCAAGCTTTTCTGTTGATAATTTAATTGGCACCTGTGTTGATGATTTTCATAAGCACCCTAATCATCAGCGCGATTTATTAAAAAATCTCGATAAGCCTCATAAAGCCGAATTACTTTTAGCGGGTGTCACTTTTACCTTGATTGCTTCACCTTGGATTAGCCAAGATGGAAAGCATTTAGGCACCATTGTTGAGTGGGAAGATAGGACCAATGAGGTTGCGCTTGAAAAAGAAATAGCCGAACTTATTAGCGCTGCAGGTAATGGCGAATTAGATACAAGAGTCGCGGAAGAAGGCAAGGAAGGATTCTTTTTACGTTTGGCTCAAGGGCTAAATAGCTTAGTTAAAATAGTTGATGATGCAGTTGCTGACACTGGCAGTATGCTCGATGCGATGGCAAATGGTGATTTATCAAAACGAGTTGAAAAAGAATATAAAGGCTCATTTGATAAACTCAAACGCGATGCTAATGCTACGGCAGATAAGTTAACGGAAGTGATTAATCGCATTAATTCATCGGCAACGCTTGTAGCCAGTGGTGCAGAGGAAATCTCTCAAGGTAATGCTGATTTAAGCCAACGTACAGAAGAGCAAGCCTCGTCACTTGAAGAAACAGCGTCGAGCATGGAAGAGATGACTAGCACCGTTCGCCAAAATGCTGATAACGCAAAAGTGGCAAACGATTTAGCAGAAGAAACATGCGAAAAGGCGATTCAAGGTGGTGAGGTTGTAAATAGAGCAGTTACGAGCATGTCGGCAATTAATGAGTCGAGCAAGAAAATTGCAGATATTATTGGTGTCATTGACGAAATAGCATTTCAAACTAACTTATTAGCGCTTAATGCTGCAGTAGAGGCTGCAAGGGCTGGTGAACAAGGTCGAGGCTTTGCGGTTGTTGCAGGTGAGGTGCGTAATTTAGCACAGCGCTCTGCAGGCGCAGCGAAAGAAATTAAAGAGTTAATAAGAGATAGTGTAGGCAAAGTAGCTGATGGCTCTCAATTAGTTAATGAGTCGGGCGCTACACTTAAAGAGATTGTTGTATCGGTACAAAGAGTGACGCAAATGATTTCTGATATTACAGAGGCATCTGAAGAACAAAGTGCGGGTATTGAACAAGTTAATACCGCCATCTCACAAATGGACGAAATGACGCAACAAAATGCCGCCTTAGTAGAGCAAGCCTCTGCCGCTGGCGAGTCTATGGCTGAGCAAGCTAATGAGATGCGCCAACTACTCAACTTTTTCTCAATAGGTCAGCAAGAGATGGCGATGATTTCGCCGACTATGCGCACACCTAAATTATCTCATAAGTCGCAAAGCAGTTTTGTAAGTAATAAACCCAGAGGCGATAACTTTGTAGACTCTGCTGATGAATGGGAAGAATTTTAA
- a CDS encoding chemotaxis protein CheW encodes MSSEQSQFSNQLNLQQQQDVKQFLTFIMADEEYGVDILTVQEIRSWEEITVLPNAPEFVKGVINLRGTIVPIIDLRLRFGLPSVDYGPLTVVIVVKIEFELGSKIIGVAVDAVSDVYSIAEQDAKAVPSLSESNNCEYVAGLVNVGEKMVALIDLQKTMNI; translated from the coding sequence ATGAGCTCAGAGCAAAGCCAGTTTAGTAATCAATTAAATCTTCAGCAACAGCAAGATGTAAAACAGTTTTTAACTTTTATTATGGCTGATGAAGAATACGGCGTTGATATTTTAACAGTACAAGAAATTCGCAGTTGGGAAGAAATTACAGTACTGCCCAATGCGCCTGAATTTGTAAAAGGCGTTATTAATTTACGTGGAACAATAGTGCCAATTATTGATTTACGGTTGCGCTTTGGATTACCAAGTGTCGACTATGGGCCATTAACGGTAGTTATCGTTGTCAAAATAGAATTTGAACTAGGTAGTAAAATTATAGGTGTTGCTGTTGATGCCGTTTCTGATGTTTACAGTATTGCGGAGCAAGATGCGAAAGCGGTTCCTAGCTTATCTGAGTCGAATAATTGTGAATATGTAGCTGGGTTGGTGAATGTTGGTGAAAAAATGGTAGCGCTAATTGACCTGCAAAAAACAATGAATATTTAG
- a CDS encoding IS3 family transposase (programmed frameshift) translates to MRRRFTQEFKVQAVEKALSQCDDVRLEDIALDLGIGYSTLQRWIALAKNHELETKNNGSHMTTEKRPHDWSLEERLNAIIECASLDEAALNEYCRAKGLYPHHIKQWKQDFAKGPSTKPVKSDSKQLKQEIKQLQKELNRKDKALAETAALLVPQKKSRCALGFQRGRLTSSTERHELIKLITDAQKSGARQEKACELLGLTARTIQRWIEADDMTDKRTSTIKRPPNRLTELEQQRIIKTVNSIEYGHLPPSKIVPKLLDKGVWIASESSFYRVMKSHKLLTHREKVKPNKKIKKPKALRATRVNEIYTWDITYLPTAVKGQFLYLYLVMDIYSRRIVGWQVHDTQLSTLAADLMVDICRREQVKPEQVTLHSDNGSPMKGATLLATLQELGIVPSFSRPSVSNDNPYSESLFKTLKYRPEYPEKAFESMGSARKWVSGFVDWYNDEHLHSGIKFVTPNQRHLGLDEAILAKRHQVNEMAKLQNPSRWSGKSRDWTMINEVNLNPEKKEAMRAA, encoded by the exons ATGAGACGTCGATTTACACAAGAATTTAAAGTTCAAGCTGTTGAAAAAGCATTATCTCAATGTGATGATGTTCGCCTAGAAGATATTGCGCTTGATTTAGGCATCGGTTATTCAACCTTGCAACGATGGATCGCGCTTGCTAAAAACCATGAACTTGAAACTAAAAATAATGGTAGTCACATGACAACAGAAAAACGCCCTCATGACTGGAGCTTAGAAGAAAGGCTTAACGCCATTATTGAATGTGCGAGTTTAGATGAAGCAGCTCTTAATGAATATTGCCGTGCTAAGGGGCTTTACCCGCATCATATTAAACAATGGAAGCAAGATTTTGCTAAAGGGCCTTCAACGAAGCCCGTAAAATCAGACAGTAAACAGCTCAAACAAGAAATTAAGCAGCTTCAAAAAGAGCTTAATCGTAAAGACAAAGCGTTAGCAGAAACAGCCGCCTTACTCGTAC CTCAAAAAAAAAGCCGATGCGCTCTGGGGTTTCAACGAGGACGATTAACCAGCTCAACTGAGCGTCATGAATTGATAAAGCTCATTACCGACGCGCAGAAATCAGGGGCAAGGCAAGAAAAAGCATGTGAGTTACTTGGTCTAACGGCAAGAACAATTCAACGCTGGATTGAAGCTGATGATATGACAGATAAGCGAACAAGTACGATAAAGCGACCACCTAACAGGCTAACTGAATTAGAGCAACAGCGTATAATTAAGACTGTTAATTCAATAGAATATGGACATTTACCACCCAGCAAGATAGTCCCTAAACTATTGGATAAAGGTGTGTGGATAGCATCAGAAAGTTCGTTCTATCGTGTTATGAAATCGCATAAATTATTAACACACAGAGAAAAAGTTAAACCAAATAAAAAGATAAAAAAGCCAAAAGCACTCAGGGCAACACGTGTAAACGAAATTTATACATGGGATATCACGTATTTGCCAACAGCTGTTAAAGGTCAGTTTTTATACTTATATTTAGTGATGGATATTTATAGTCGAAGAATAGTTGGTTGGCAGGTTCATGACACACAACTAAGCACACTGGCGGCTGATTTAATGGTAGATATTTGCAGGCGAGAGCAGGTAAAGCCTGAGCAAGTCACGTTGCACTCGGATAATGGCAGTCCAATGAAAGGGGCAACGTTATTAGCGACATTGCAGGAGTTAGGTATTGTTCCTTCATTTAGCCGACCGTCTGTGAGTAATGATAATCCTTATTCTGAATCGCTATTTAAGACGTTAAAGTATCGCCCGGAATACCCTGAGAAAGCCTTTGAAAGCATGGGTAGCGCAAGAAAGTGGGTTAGCGGATTTGTTGATTGGTACAACGATGAGCACTTGCACAGCGGTATTAAATTTGTCACGCCAAACCAGCGTCATTTAGGATTAGATGAAGCGATACTAGCGAAACGTCATCAGGTAAATGAGATGGCGAAATTACAGAATCCAAGTCGTTGGTCAGGAAAGTCTCGAGATTGGACGATGATCAATGAAGTAAATTTAAATCCAGAGAAAAAAGAAGCAATGCGGGCGGCATAA
- a CDS encoding response regulator, with protein sequence MKRILAVDDSASMRQMVSFTLKTAGFDVTEAKDGSEALAIAKQQDFDAVISDVNMPIMDGITLIRELRTLPSYKFTPLLMLTTESGLEKKIEGKAAGATGWIVKPFNPDQLLAVIKKVIR encoded by the coding sequence ATGAAAAGAATTTTAGCGGTTGATGATTCAGCATCGATGCGTCAAATGGTGAGCTTTACATTAAAAACGGCCGGGTTTGATGTAACCGAAGCTAAGGATGGCAGTGAAGCTCTCGCTATTGCCAAGCAACAAGACTTTGATGCCGTGATCTCAGATGTAAACATGCCAATAATGGATGGAATTACATTAATACGAGAGCTGCGTACTTTACCTAGTTATAAATTTACACCACTACTGATGCTTACTACAGAGTCGGGCTTAGAAAAAAAGATAGAGGGTAAAGCTGCTGGTGCAACAGGTTGGATTGTAAAACCATTTAATCCCGATCAGCTACTAGCGGTAATTAAAAAAGTTATTCGCTAA
- a CDS encoding STAS domain-containing protein, which translates to MLKLPSELAITQVETLHQDLLHELNSNDDICLDINDVISADTASIQLLCALQKHLLTIQHKIIWVGSSEALTHTINKLGLSQYLTTESKS; encoded by the coding sequence ATGCTAAAACTTCCGAGCGAACTTGCTATTACGCAAGTTGAAACACTACATCAAGACTTACTACACGAACTCAATAGCAACGATGATATCTGTCTTGATATTAACGATGTGATTTCTGCTGATACTGCCTCAATTCAACTTTTATGCGCCTTACAAAAACACCTACTTACTATACAGCACAAAATAATATGGGTAGGCAGTAGCGAGGCCTTAACGCATACAATTAATAAACTTGGCTTAAGCCAATACTTAACAACCGAAAGTAAAAGTTAG
- a CDS encoding SCO family protein: MKQLWLGLIVILVSFLSACSNENSPPDVDALVYENAKPLSDFTLNDQRGELVTKQQFLGQWNLVFLGYTSCPDICPLTLAKLNAVYKNLQADYPLQVWFLSVDPKRDTPAKRKQYIDYFNPDFLAVSGEHKHLFPVVRELGLIYAISDSSESEYAVDHSASVAMVDQNGAVRAIFKPEFKQGNVPLINATTLTQEFKKIADYYKN; encoded by the coding sequence ATGAAGCAGTTATGGCTTGGATTAATTGTTATTTTAGTTTCGTTTTTATCAGCATGTTCAAATGAAAATAGTCCACCAGATGTAGATGCATTAGTTTACGAAAATGCAAAGCCACTGTCTGATTTTACGCTAAACGATCAGCGCGGCGAATTAGTGACTAAGCAACAATTTTTAGGACAGTGGAATTTAGTATTTTTAGGCTACACAAGCTGCCCAGATATTTGTCCATTAACACTTGCTAAGTTAAATGCTGTTTATAAAAATTTACAAGCAGATTATCCGCTACAAGTTTGGTTTTTATCGGTTGATCCAAAACGCGATACACCAGCTAAACGAAAGCAATATATAGATTACTTTAACCCAGACTTTTTAGCTGTGTCGGGAGAGCATAAACACCTTTTTCCTGTTGTTCGAGAGCTTGGTTTAATTTACGCCATTAGCGATAGTAGTGAATCAGAATATGCTGTTGATCATAGTGCCTCGGTCGCTATGGTTGATCAAAATGGAGCCGTTAGAGCTATTTTTAAACCAGAATTTAAACAAGGTAATGTGCCATTAATTAATGCGACGACTTTAACGCAAGAGTTTAAAAAAATAGCTGATTACTATAAAAACTAG
- the cyoE gene encoding heme o synthase gives MALIIDKKILLPVNTQSLISRTHSLLQDYLAISKFKVVAMLVLTAWVGLALAPDVGRGMVVQFISLLGIGLLSAAAAVINHVVDSEIDSKMARTRHRPVAKGRLSKTHALSFAAVIGVAGFIMLMVWANTLTAILTLFALVGYAFVYTSFLKRATPQNIVIGGLAGAMPPLLGWVSETNQMAAAPWLLVMIIFTWTPPHFWALAIARKSDYERAKIPMLPVTHGIDFCKTCVVAYSVLLAVVCVLPYLIGMSGLIYLIGACVLNAVFIYKAVNLKIAGNDETAMDLFRFSIIHLMVLFVILFIDKWLPL, from the coding sequence ATGGCACTTATAATTGATAAAAAAATACTGCTACCCGTTAATACTCAATCGCTAATTTCGCGTACACATAGTTTGCTGCAAGACTACTTAGCAATTAGTAAATTTAAAGTGGTAGCTATGCTGGTGCTAACAGCTTGGGTTGGTTTAGCGCTGGCTCCCGATGTAGGGCGCGGTATGGTCGTACAGTTTATTAGCTTGTTAGGTATAGGGCTACTTTCTGCTGCTGCAGCGGTTATTAATCATGTGGTTGATAGCGAGATAGACTCAAAAATGGCGCGGACTCGTCATCGCCCTGTGGCTAAAGGGCGTTTAAGTAAAACACATGCGCTTAGTTTTGCAGCTGTTATTGGGGTTGCTGGTTTTATTATGCTGATGGTGTGGGCTAATACCTTAACCGCTATATTAACGTTATTTGCATTGGTAGGTTATGCATTTGTTTATACATCATTTTTAAAGCGTGCAACGCCGCAAAATATTGTTATAGGTGGGTTGGCTGGCGCAATGCCTCCATTATTAGGTTGGGTGTCAGAAACAAACCAAATGGCAGCAGCCCCTTGGTTACTCGTAATGATAATATTTACCTGGACCCCACCACACTTTTGGGCGCTGGCTATAGCACGAAAAAGTGATTATGAACGCGCTAAAATCCCTATGTTACCAGTAACCCATGGTATCGATTTTTGTAAAACGTGCGTCGTTGCTTACTCTGTTTTACTCGCTGTTGTTTGCGTATTACCTTATTTAATCGGTATGTCTGGATTAATCTATTTGATAGGTGCATGTGTATTAAATGCCGTGTTTATATATAAGGCGGTCAATTTAAAAATTGCTGGAAATGATGAGACTGCAATGGACTTATTTCGTTTTTCGATTATTCATTTAATGGTACTCTTTGTAATCTTATTTATAGATAAATGGCTCCCTTTATGA
- a CDS encoding COX15/CtaA family protein, with protein MYKNYKNYKNLVLITGLLALIVVALGAYTRLSDAGLGCPDWPGCYGFLTVPKHEADIALATQSYPDMMFETAKAWKEMIHRYFAGALGLLILGLFVLAFLKRQYPTTPVKLPLALLLLVVFQAALGMWTVTMNLQPLIVMGHLLGGFSILSLITLLYLRLTAKPIMGGDSGAKRYFGLSLVALSVLIIQIALGGWLAANYAAPHCSGLPLCNYAQPFSLSSVFQLPLEHSNYEFGVLSQQARMSIHLLHRIWALVTCIVLALIMWKIYSQAYSKKIKNCVVSVLLVLLCQISLGLILVHWHIPLGVALAHNLMAAILLLSMVRLCYYLKSRT; from the coding sequence ATGTATAAAAATTATAAAAATTATAAAAACTTAGTATTAATAACAGGATTACTCGCTTTGATTGTAGTTGCTTTAGGTGCGTACACCCGCTTAAGTGATGCAGGTTTAGGGTGCCCCGATTGGCCTGGTTGTTATGGCTTTTTAACGGTACCTAAGCATGAGGCTGACATAGCCTTAGCAACTCAAAGCTACCCCGATATGATGTTCGAAACCGCAAAAGCGTGGAAAGAAATGATTCATCGCTACTTTGCAGGTGCTTTAGGCTTACTTATTTTAGGTTTATTTGTGTTGGCTTTTTTAAAACGCCAATATCCAACTACGCCAGTTAAATTGCCTTTGGCTTTACTTCTACTAGTGGTGTTTCAGGCTGCTCTTGGTATGTGGACAGTAACCATGAACCTTCAGCCGCTTATTGTAATGGGCCACTTATTAGGTGGCTTTAGTATTTTGTCACTTATAACGCTTTTATATTTACGGCTAACCGCAAAACCTATTATGGGTGGCGATAGCGGCGCAAAACGCTATTTCGGTTTAAGTTTAGTAGCGCTCAGTGTATTAATTATCCAAATTGCACTTGGTGGTTGGCTGGCTGCAAATTACGCCGCTCCACATTGTAGTGGTTTGCCATTGTGTAATTACGCACAACCGTTTTCATTGAGTAGCGTATTTCAATTACCACTTGAGCACAGTAATTATGAGTTTGGTGTGTTATCGCAGCAAGCGCGTATGTCTATTCATTTATTACATCGCATTTGGGCACTCGTTACTTGCATTGTTCTGGCGTTAATTATGTGGAAAATATACAGCCAAGCGTACTCTAAAAAAATTAAAAATTGCGTTGTGAGTGTATTACTTGTTCTGCTTTGCCAAATTAGCTTAGGGCTTATTTTAGTACATTGGCATATTCCGTTGGGAGTTGCACTGGCGCATAACTTGATGGCAGCCATACTGTTATTAAGCATGGTTAGGTTGTGTTATTACCTAAAATCACGCACATAA
- a CDS encoding SURF1 family protein, which translates to MQLVLWHKQKLSSLITLCMVVVVVLVCVRLGFWQLERGEQKQQQLTAIAKQQTRGVMSWSQLLNLPDSWNKTGVLVELKGRFVQNQYWLLDNQVYNGQVGYDLLALLKPDSEEKVILVNLGWVKAPISRDTLPKVTLPTGVFILKAQIKENNLSSFTLEDKTTNNDLPTRIQSIDLNMLSTQSQQSLIHFMAYRQGTGDEIATPHYEAVVMSPQKHNAYAVQWFLIAIACAVVAIFASKKRTHNEK; encoded by the coding sequence ATGCAGTTAGTTTTATGGCACAAACAAAAGCTTAGCTCACTAATCACACTTTGTATGGTTGTGGTTGTTGTACTTGTGTGTGTTCGACTAGGATTTTGGCAGTTGGAGCGGGGTGAGCAAAAACAGCAGCAATTAACCGCTATTGCTAAGCAACAGACTCGTGGTGTGATGAGCTGGTCTCAATTACTTAACCTGCCTGATAGCTGGAACAAAACAGGTGTATTGGTTGAGTTAAAAGGGCGGTTTGTACAAAACCAATATTGGCTTTTAGATAATCAAGTTTATAACGGGCAAGTAGGGTACGACCTACTTGCTTTACTAAAGCCAGACAGCGAAGAAAAAGTGATTTTAGTTAATTTAGGATGGGTAAAAGCACCTATATCTAGAGATACACTGCCAAAGGTTACTCTGCCTACAGGTGTTTTTATTCTTAAAGCGCAAATAAAAGAAAATAACTTAAGTAGCTTTACGCTTGAAGATAAAACTACAAATAACGACTTACCTACAAGAATCCAATCTATCGACTTGAATATGCTGAGCACTCAAAGCCAGCAATCATTAATTCATTTTATGGCTTACAGACAAGGTACTGGTGATGAGATTGCAACACCTCATTATGAGGCCGTTGTTATGAGCCCTCAAAAGCATAATGCCTACGCTGTGCAATGGTTTTTAATTGCTATTGCATGTGCTGTTGTGGCTATTTTTGCGAGTAAAAAAAGGACACATAATGAAAAATAA
- a CDS encoding DUF2909 family protein, which produces MIIKIIIVLLLIFILFNLFRALFIMVSGKTGGRPMSHFLGRRVLFSVVVLVVVIAALKLGFIKANNSPINATAHIQIQTNTATPHQQSANTKQLLEKQNAYL; this is translated from the coding sequence GTGATTATTAAAATTATTATCGTACTGTTGTTAATATTTATACTTTTTAACTTATTTAGAGCATTGTTTATTATGGTGTCAGGGAAAACTGGGGGACGACCTATGTCTCACTTTTTAGGTCGTCGCGTATTGTTTTCGGTCGTTGTTTTAGTTGTTGTTATTGCAGCGCTTAAACTTGGTTTTATTAAAGCAAATAATTCGCCAATAAACGCTACAGCACATATACAAATACAAACAAACACAGCCACACCACATCAACAAAGTGCCAATACCAAGCAGCTGCTTGAAAAGCAAAATGCTTATCTTTAG
- a CDS encoding cytochrome c oxidase subunit 3, with protein MNQEYEHYYVPEQSPWPIVGAVALFFIAVGAGLTVMSVGKEGGSGVYLLYAGIAVLVYMLFSWFKNVISESDQGLYSAQMDRSFRQGMSWFIFSEVMFFMAFFGALFYARVLSVPWLGGAGNNAMTNEVLWPTFEAVWPLVSTPAGETTQAMGWQGLPLINTLILLTSSVTLHFAHVAMENNKRTPLKVFLGATILLGVCFLGLQVEEYMHAYNDLNLTLDAGIYGNTFFLLTGFHGMHVTLGTVLLFVIFLRILKGHFTKDKHFAFQAAAWYWHFVDVVWLCLFVFVYVL; from the coding sequence ATGAATCAAGAATATGAGCATTATTACGTACCTGAGCAAAGCCCATGGCCTATTGTAGGTGCTGTTGCATTGTTTTTTATTGCAGTAGGGGCAGGCTTGACTGTTATGAGTGTAGGTAAAGAAGGTGGTAGCGGGGTTTATCTGCTTTATGCCGGTATTGCTGTACTTGTGTATATGTTGTTTAGCTGGTTTAAAAATGTAATTAGTGAGTCGGACCAAGGTTTGTACTCAGCACAAATGGATCGCTCTTTTAGACAAGGTATGAGCTGGTTTATTTTTTCTGAAGTTATGTTTTTTATGGCCTTTTTTGGTGCGCTTTTTTATGCACGCGTATTGTCGGTACCTTGGCTTGGAGGCGCAGGCAATAATGCAATGACTAACGAGGTTTTATGGCCAACTTTCGAAGCTGTTTGGCCGCTAGTTTCAACACCTGCTGGCGAAACTACTCAAGCTATGGGCTGGCAAGGCTTGCCGCTTATAAATACCTTAATACTGCTTACTTCCTCAGTTACTTTACATTTTGCCCACGTAGCGATGGAAAACAATAAACGCACTCCACTTAAAGTTTTTTTAGGCGCTACTATTTTATTGGGCGTTTGCTTTTTAGGGCTGCAAGTTGAGGAGTACATGCATGCATATAATGACCTTAACCTAACGCTAGATGCGGGCATTTACGGTAATACGTTCTTTTTATTGACTGGTTTTCATGGCATGCATGTAACGCTAGGAACGGTACTTTTATTTGTAATATTTTTACGGATATTAAAAGGGCACTTTACTAAAGATAAGCATTTTGCTTTTCAAGCAGCTGCTTGGTATTGGCACTTTGTTGATGTGGTGTGGCTGTGTTTGTTTGTATTTGTATATGTGCTGTAG